One Punica granatum isolate Tunisia-2019 chromosome 3, ASM765513v2, whole genome shotgun sequence genomic window carries:
- the LOC116201434 gene encoding uncharacterized protein LOC116201434 codes for MDIKEPTRFRGARSSPSTDRFLGEFLHAPSQNPSPASSSAGDELSEDDIFAAGDFSLDANNPQSQPSTPSSSSSSTPRRLHGRQNQRSAFGPPDSFGILAALPENETRSVFNHKASLPSSSSSASSSSSRPIPTIPKPPGTTLFSAAKYHQSAPVNVPVMPRSAIAQRRHIEFDQAEDDVDGAEDEDGQMLPPHEIVARSLAKSQILSCSVLEGAGRTLKGRDLRQVRNAVFRQTGFLD; via the coding sequence ATGGACATCAAGGAGCCAACCCGGTTCCGGGGAGCCAGGTCCTCGCCCTCCACGGACCGCTTCCTCGGGGAGTTCCTCCACGCGCCGTCGCAAAACCCTAGCCCAGCCTCCAGCAGCGCCGGGGACGAGCTCAGCGAGGACGACATCTTTGCCGCCGGGGACTTCTCCCTCGACGCCAACAATCCCCAGAGCCAGCCCTCCACGCcctcctcctcgtcctccTCCACCCCTCGCCGCCTCCACGGCCGCCAGAACCAGCGTTCCGCCTTCGGCCCGCCCGATAGCTTCGGCATCCTCGCTGCCCTGCCGGAGAACGAGACTCGCTCCGTCTTCAACCACAAGGCCTCCCtcccttcctcctcttcctccgcctcctcttcctcctcccgtCCGATCCCCACCATCCCGAAGCCGCCGGGGACCACTCTCTTCTCAGCCGCGAAGTACCACCAGTCGGCCCCAGTTAACGTGCCGGTGATGCCCAGATCAGCCATCGCTCAGAGACGGCATATTGAATTCGACCAGGCGGAGGATGATGTCGACGGAGCCGAGGACGAAGACGGGCAGATGCTGCCGCCACACGAGATTGTCGCGAGGAGCCTAGCGAAATCGCAGATCCTCTCTTGCTCGGTCCTGGAAGGAGCCGGAAGGACCCTTAAAGGGAGAGATCTGAGGCAGGTTCGGAACGCTGTGTTCCGGCAAACAGGTTTTCTTGACTGA
- the LOC116200902 gene encoding uncharacterized protein LOC116200902 isoform X3, with protein sequence MQRLLPGSLDLNFFRRNYESLPDWKYVWWMVVFPPDLMMMQRLFETVCSLTCEWIMRPVDSKVEDGSKGWHMLEQKSLDEQFTPPMHYQTLHHSIQARTRIYNRRRHTLHLPAWVLCVHPPITSVEKNDRA encoded by the exons ATGCAAAGGCTATTGCCAGGCTCTCTTGACCTTAATTTCTTTCGCCGAAATTATGAGAGTTTACCGGATTGGAAGTATGTTTGGTGGATGGTTGTTTTCCCTCCTGACTTAATGATGATGCAACGGCTTTTCGAGACCGTATGTTCCCTCACTTGTGAGTGGATCATGAGGCCAGTTGACTCGAAGGTTGAAGATGGA TCCAAAGGGTGGCACATGTTGGAACAAAAGAG CTTGGATGAACAGTTTACACCTCCAATGCACTATCAAACGTTACACCATTCAATTCAAGCGCGCACTCGAATCTACAAC AGAAGAAGGCACACTCTGCATCTTCCTGCTTGGGTTTTATGCGTTCATCCACCGATAACGTCGGTGGAAAAGAATGATCGGGCCTAG
- the LOC116200902 gene encoding uncharacterized protein LOC116200902 isoform X1, protein MQRLLPGSLDLNFFRRNYESLPDWKYVWWMVVFPPDLMMMQRLFETVCSLTCEWIMRPVDSKVEDGSKGWHMLEQKRSGAWMNSLHLQCTIKRYTIQFKRALESTTLDEQFTPPMHYQTLHHSIQARTRIYKRKRHTLHLPTWVLCVHPPITTVEKNDRA, encoded by the exons ATGCAAAGGCTATTGCCAGGCTCTCTTGACCTTAATTTCTTTCGCCGAAATTATGAGAGTTTACCGGATTGGAAGTATGTTTGGTGGATGGTTGTTTTCCCTCCTGACTTAATGATGATGCAACGGCTTTTCGAGACCGTATGTTCCCTCACTTGTGAGTGGATCATGAGGCCAGTTGACTCGAAGGTTGAAGATGGA TCCAAAGGGTGGCACATGTTGGAACAAAAGAG GTCAGGAG CTTGGATGAACAGTTTACACCTCCAATGCACTATCAAACGTTACACCATTCAATTCAAGCGCGCACTCGAATCTACAAC CTTGGATGAACAGTTTACACCACCAATGCACTATCAAACATTACATCATTCAATTCAAGCGCGCACTCGAATCTACAAA AGAAAAAGGCACACTCTGCATCTTCCTACTTGGGTTTTATGCGTTCATCCACCAATAACGACGGTGGAAAAGAATGATCGGGCCTAG
- the LOC116198928 gene encoding uncharacterized protein LOC116198928 — translation MAPRHAVAALLFALALASVELSTCIVLKGKVSCLDCHDQKTGLSGIKVLVKCDKIKKLVTATTKGNGYFETGLHSAHTSLPSSNCLAKVLGGPRPLYATRKSMVSKIVKAHDNAGRSYFTTSTPLAVSMACPKEKASNCGDSAKFGSSKTVDLPVPREWGLAPTSYYAPFIPIIGIP, via the exons ATGGCTCCCCGTCATGCGGTAGCTGCGCTTCTCTTCGCTCTCGCCCTGGCGAGTGTCGAGCTCTCGACCTGCATCGTCTTGAAGGGCAAGGTTTCTTGCCTCGACTGCCATGATCAAAAGACTGGCTTGTCAG GAATCAAAGTCCTGGTGAAGTGCGACAAGATCAAGAAGCTCGTGACAGCGACCACCAAGGGCAACGGCTACTTCGAGACCGGACTCCACTCGGCACACACTTCACTCCCCTCGTCGAACTGCCTCGCCAAGGTCCTAGGAGGCCCTCGCCCGCTCTACGCCACCAGGAAAAGCATGGTCTCGAAGATAGTCAAAGCCCATGACAACGCAGGGCGCTCCTACTTCACTACCTCGACTCCCCTCGCCGTCTCCATGGCCTGCCCTAAGGAGAAGGCCTCCAACTGCGGAGACTCTGCCAAGTTTGGCTCTTCCAAAACCGTCGACTTGCCTGTCCCGAGGGAGTGGGGCTTGGCTCCGACGAGCTACTACGCGCCGTTCATCCCCATCATAGGAATCCCTTAA
- the LOC116200902 gene encoding uncharacterized protein LOC116200902 isoform X2, translating into MQRLLPGSLDLNFFRRNYESLPDWKYVWWMVVFPPDLMMMQRLFETVCSLTCEWIMRPVDSKVEDGSKGWHMLEQKRSGAWMNSLHLQCTIKRYTIQFKRALESTTRHTLHLPAWVLCVHPPITSVEKNDRA; encoded by the exons ATGCAAAGGCTATTGCCAGGCTCTCTTGACCTTAATTTCTTTCGCCGAAATTATGAGAGTTTACCGGATTGGAAGTATGTTTGGTGGATGGTTGTTTTCCCTCCTGACTTAATGATGATGCAACGGCTTTTCGAGACCGTATGTTCCCTCACTTGTGAGTGGATCATGAGGCCAGTTGACTCGAAGGTTGAAGATGGA TCCAAAGGGTGGCACATGTTGGAACAAAAGAG GTCAGGAG CTTGGATGAACAGTTTACACCTCCAATGCACTATCAAACGTTACACCATTCAATTCAAGCGCGCACTCGAATCTACAAC AAGGCACACTCTGCATCTTCCTGCTTGGGTTTTATGCGTTCATCCACCGATAACGTCGGTGGAAAAGAATGATCGGGCCTAG
- the LOC116200902 gene encoding uncharacterized protein LOC116200902 isoform X5, translating into MCKHSRIKHSEKKEKEKKWRPKCRRYSSSRAQTFQRVAHVGTKEVRSLDEQFTPPMHYQTLHHSIQARTRIYNRRRHTLHLPAWVLCVHPPITSVEKNDRA; encoded by the exons ATGTGCAAACACAGCCGAATTAAGCACTcggagaagaaggagaaggagaagaaatgGCGTCCGAAATGTCGGAGGTACTCGTCGTCCCGCGCGCAAACAT TCCAAAGGGTGGCACATGTTGGAACAAAAGAG GTCAGGAG CTTGGATGAACAGTTTACACCTCCAATGCACTATCAAACGTTACACCATTCAATTCAAGCGCGCACTCGAATCTACAAC AGAAGAAGGCACACTCTGCATCTTCCTGCTTGGGTTTTATGCGTTCATCCACCGATAACGTCGGTGGAAAAGAATGATCGGGCCTAG
- the LOC116201435 gene encoding putative germin-like protein 9-2 — MARDAPAVVFLLFLASSFVAVHFSEAGDADILTDFVVPSNATPPVDGNFFTFTGMRALAGAPFPATFKVTKASLAEFPALNGQSVSYAVLQFPAGTPNPPHTHPRSSELLFLVEGSLQVGFVDSTNKLFTQTLQAGDIFIFPKGLLHFQYNSDAQKEAVAISAFGSANAGTMSIPVTVFTTGIDDNILAKSFKTDVGTIHALKAGLAPKA; from the exons ATGGCTCGGGACGCTCCTGCAGTCGTCTTCCTACTTTTCCTCGCTTCCTCATTTGTGGCGGTCCATTTCTCCGAGGCCGGGGATGCGGACATACTCACGGATTTTGTGGTTCCGTCAAACGCAACCCCGCCAGTTGATGGCAACTTCTTCACGTTCACGGGGATGAGGGCTCTTGCTGGGGCACCCTTCCCCGCAACATTCAAGGTCACAAAGGCCAGCTTGGCGGAGTTCCCAGCACTAAATGGCCAGAGCGTTTCCTATGCGGTCCTCCAGTTCCCCGCCGGGACACCCAACCCGCCCCACACCCACCCGAGATCCTCGGAGTTGCTGTTCCTCGTGGAGGGTTCGCTCCAAGTCGGTTTCGTGGACTCGACCAACAAGCTTTTCACCCAGACTCTCCAG GCCGGTGACATATTCATCTTCCCCAAGGGGCTTCTGCACTTCCAGTACAACTCTGATGCTCAGAAAGAGGCAGTGGCCATCTCTGCGTTCGGGAGCGCGAATGCAGGCACCATGTCGATCCCCGTAACTGTGTTCACCACCGGAATTGATGACAACATCTTGGCCAAGTCGTTCAAGACCGACGTCGGCACGATCCATGCCCTCAAGGCAGGCCTTGCACCCAAGGCATGA
- the LOC116200901 gene encoding NAC domain-containing protein 90-like: MEDRPPGYRFYPTEEELISFYLQNKLQGNRPEIHDVIPVVSIYDIEPWHLPKLSGEYCPADTEQWFFFVPRQEREARGGRPTRTTSSGYWKATGSPGYVYSSDNQVIGLKKTMVFYKGKAPAGRKTKWKMHEYRAIEHAADQFTSDVPKLRTEFTLCRVYVIAGTFRAFDRRPMEPVPVEAQRGQGEEAVPMGGGPAELPQNSRSPSCETATSQQQPQWDWEQLDWL, encoded by the exons ATGGAGGATCGCCCACCGGGTTACCGATTCTACCCGACGGAAGAGGAGCTTATCTCCTTCTACCTGCAAAACAAGCTCCAAGGCAACAGACCCGAGATTCACGACGTCATACCTGTCGTCAGCATCTATGATATCGAGCCATGGCACCTCCCAA AGCTCTCAGGGGAGTATTGTCCGGCAGATACTGAGCAGTGGTTCTTCTTCGTGCCGAGACAAGAGCGAGAAGCTCGTGGAGGCAGGCCGACCCGTACCACCTCTTCGGGATATTGGAAAGCAACTGGGTCTCCGGGTTACGTCTACTCTTCGGACAATCAGGTGATCGGGCTGAAGAAGACGATGGTTTTCTACAAAGGAAAAGCTCCCGCTGGGAGGAAAACCAAGTGGAAGATGCATGAGTACAGAGCCATTGAACATGCAGCCGACCAATTCACCAGTGATGTTCCTAAG CTGCGAACTGAGTTCACTTTGTGCCGGGTTTACGTGATTGCTGGAACCTTCCGAGCATTTGACCGCCGCCCAATGGAGCCGGTGCCAGTGGAGGCACAAAGGGGACAAGGGGAGGAGGCTGTGCCAATGGGAGGAGGCCCAGCTGAACTCCCGCAAAATTCAAGAAGTCCGAGCTGTGAGACCGCCACCAGTCAGCAGCAGCCTCAGTGGGACTGGGAACAGTTAGATTGGCTTTGA
- the LOC116200902 gene encoding uncharacterized protein LOC116200902 isoform X4, with product MQRLLPGSLDLNFFRRNYESLPDWKYVWWMVVFPPDLMMMQRLFETVCSLTCEWIMRPVDSKVEDGSKGWHMLEQKRSGAWMNSLHLQCTIKRYTIQFKRALESTTEEGTLCIFLLGFYAFIHR from the exons ATGCAAAGGCTATTGCCAGGCTCTCTTGACCTTAATTTCTTTCGCCGAAATTATGAGAGTTTACCGGATTGGAAGTATGTTTGGTGGATGGTTGTTTTCCCTCCTGACTTAATGATGATGCAACGGCTTTTCGAGACCGTATGTTCCCTCACTTGTGAGTGGATCATGAGGCCAGTTGACTCGAAGGTTGAAGATGGA TCCAAAGGGTGGCACATGTTGGAACAAAAGAG GTCAGGAG CTTGGATGAACAGTTTACACCTCCAATGCACTATCAAACGTTACACCATTCAATTCAAGCGCGCACTCGAATCTACAAC AGAAGAAGGCACACTCTGCATCTTCCTGCTTGGGTTTTATGCGTTCATCCACCGATAA